The following DNA comes from Vicugna pacos chromosome 13, VicPac4, whole genome shotgun sequence.
GGAGCCCCCCGAGCCGGGAAAAAGGCAAGGAGAGCGCGACAGCGAGAGAACCACCGCAGCGACCCCCCTTCTCGCCTCCCCAGTCCCCCGCCCCCAGGCGCCAGCACCAACGCCGCCGGTGCCCGCTTCTCGGCCGACTCCACGGCCGCCCCCTCCAAAAGCCCGCGCAGCAAACAGCGCGAGGCGGCTGCCGGGCTCTCgcctccctctgctgcctcagtccCCGACccccgcgcccgcccgcccgcctgcctgcccgcctccccgcctccctctcttccttccttccctccctcctttgctCGCGGCCGCGCGCTCCCCGCCAGcgctgcggctgcggctgcgccgccctcggccccgccccctgcccatCCCCCTCCGCCACCACGCGCACGCATCCACGTACGCTGCTCGGCAACCAGAGGCTCCGCCCTCTGCTCCCGTTCGGTGGGGCCTATTGGACCGAAGAACTCCAGCGGTTCGCTCTCGGTTCGTGTTACGGTTGGTTTCCTTTGCCATAGGTGTTAACCAAAGCGGTATTCGATTGGGTAAACTTAGAGAAGGAGGCGGGCTGAAACTGGTGAAGGCGGGGCTTCTTGGCTGCTCCACGAAATGTCGTGAATGAAAGGAAGGAGCCCGGAGAAGCACAGCTTTGGGGAGTTTAGGGAAATGCCTGATACGAGTGTTCGAAAGGACCCAGTGACTTTATGTTTATATGAAATATGAAGCTATTTTGGCACCTTGACGCTTCCATATGTCCTTAGTTAATACCCGTCTCTGCAGAATTAGAGATTTGATGGCAACGGCCTTTAGCCGCCTGTTTTGGATCAGGCTCTGGAGTGGACGCCCCTAGCAGAGGGGTCCTCTGGGCAGCCCGAGACCGACGGGAGACGGCAGCGATGGCGTCGGGGCCGGGCGGATGGCTTGGACCGGCGTTTGCACTGCGCCTGCTGCTGGCCACCGTGCTTCAAGAGGTGAGTGCAGGTCACCTCCGCGGCAGCGCCAGGGCGAGTGGGAGGGATTGCGCTAAGGAAGACAGAACGTTCGGTCGCGTTTGGGAGCCACACTTGGGAAGGGTGGGAGGTCTGGACTTCCTTGGCGACTGCTGCTGCCAAAATGCGACGTGGCTTAGTTCCGCGTCTGATGCTTAGCCTTCCCTGCCCCCGGTTTGTAGCGGCTCTTTCTCCTGACTTCAGACTCTCTTGAGTGCAATCTGTAAGACAcggtgaaaggggaaaaaaaaggcacaaactttTGCAAAGGAATGAAGATTGTTTTTAAACGGACAGAAATGCAAAGAACTACCGTTACTTATGACTCCCAAATCTTGGAGGAAAGCCGTCAAATCTTTGGTCCAGGGTACACTtcctttttacttctttctctcaaTTGTTTGTGGTCTCTGTAAGTCACTTTGAGGAGGCCTTTTACCCCTGTTTGCTGGCATTCACATGCCGCTGGGTGCACTTCAGTGCCATTTGTGGTTTTTAAACAACATTGTTGCAATAAAAGCAGCTACTCCATACCGAAGCataatttgtttttgaaattgattttctaaaataatagCCTTTATCTCGTTTAAAATCGAGGAGTGTTTAACCAGGTTTTACATTTCGTTTTTCTCCATTAACAGAACAGATGTGTTCTTTATCTTTGAATGGGGAAAGGCTAATTTTGACTTATTTACTCACAACTTACTGTTTGTTAATTCCTCGTTAGAAGTTTTTACTCTGTTTTAACTGAATAAGACGTTTGAATAGGCACTGTACTCGGAGTTTTTACAAATTTCTTTAATCAGACTAAGTTTCAGGTGTTCTCTTTACTGAACTTGCTGAAAAGTATTCTCCTAGAAACCTGGTTTAATTAATTTATCCAAGGTTTGGAGGAGTTAAGGCCTATACTGCAGGTCTCTATAAACACCTGGGCttttctttcaaggaatttgaaGAGCCTGCCTGTTTCCTTTTGCAACCTTACCTAAAAGGTGAATTCTTTGCTTCTCTAATTAGCTTTACAGTACTCCATTTACAGGCATTTGGTGCCTTAGAAATTATAGGGAGATCCCTCTCTAAACTTTGTACTCaggaggttttggttttttgttttttgttttttgggttttttttttttttgtcagtcttAGGCAATTTGCGTTCACCAtcacaaaaaaagatttaaaaaaaaagaaagactaacaTTTCCAGTTGCCTTCTGATTTCCCTGTCTCTGTTTCATTATCTGTGGCTGTGTAACCACCCCAAAATGTAATGACTTAATATAACGATTTCTCATAGTTCAGTGGGTCTGCTGAGCACTTGTTCTGTTGGTTTCTTCTGGCCTCATTTATGCAGCTGTGCTTTAGCTAATAGGTCTGCTGAACTGAAGGGTCCAAGATGGCTTCATTCTTAGTGGTGCTGACTGTCCACTGGGACGACTTGCTTCTCTTCCCAGTGATCTCTTGTTCTCCGGTAGGCCACATCAACTTCTTTTCATGGCAGTCTTAGGGCAGCACTCCTGAAGAACAAAATCTGCAATGCCCTCTAAAGCATAGCCTTCAAAGTCACATATATCACTTCCACCTCATAATATCTGCCAAAGCAAACCACAAGACCAGTCAAGATTCCAGGGATGGGGAAATGAACTCCCATTTCTGCATGAGAGCAGTGACATGATCACATTGCAAAGGTTGCCCCAGTGGTTCTGAGTCACAACTGTAAATGTAAGTATGTACTGTTGTCTGTGTGAATGCAAACTGTCTTCCACCTTTTTTCCAAAAaccaaaactcaaaaaaaaaaaaaaaaacagaatagcaGGAATTTATAGCCATTAAACAGTCTGCCACAGTGACCATCCACAGAATTCAGGCCAGAAACTTGGGTGTCACCTTCAGCTCCTTCCTTTCCTTACATACCTCATATCCGTATTTTGCTTCCTAAATATCTTTCAAATTCATCCACTTTTTTTATTAATTCCTCATTTAGGCCACCAACCGCTCTCTCCTTAAAAATAGTGGCCTCATGGTTCACCCTTTGAATTATCAGAATCTAAATGGTTGATTTTGCCAGTTTCCCAATTGCCCAAGCCAGAAATTAGTCACTTTAAATTCTTCTCTGAACTCAGTTAGTCCTTAAACCCTTAAAAATCTCCAAACCAGTACTTCTAATTTTCTCTCCACAAGTGGTACCTGAATTCAGGCTACCATCTTTGCTTGCCTGGAATTACCACAGCAGCTTCTGTAACTGgtctcctttctcattttcttccatttcctaaTCCAGTCTCTGCAGTGCGTCCCAGTCATCTTTCTAAAACTCAGATCTGTCATTGTTAAACTAAAGCTCTTCAGTGGCTCCCCTGCTTTTAAGGTGAAGTCTGTCCTCAGCGTTCCTTAACAGAGCCTCTTCGACCTGATACTTGTTTGTATATCCAGGCTTAATTCCCAGCATTTACCTCTACTGGGAGAGCACAAAGGTAGAAGTGGAAAATTGGGGTCATTAGTTTTAGTGTTTCTCACATAACCATGTTCTCTCACCAGGCCTAAAGTAAGGTGTTTAGATAAAATGAAAGGCTTAACTTACATCCCATTTCCAGATTTGCAAAGTCTGATATACCCTCTGCTTTACATTTTCTGTCATCACACGTTGTGCTGTATTACACAGATTCACAACTGCACCGAAGCTGTGTGTGTGGTCTGTATCCCTCCAGTCTTCACACTCCTGCCAAATAGAATGTAGCCAGAGGGAATACAGGGaccatttttcttttacatattttttattgcACCTCACAAGTGTTTGTTCATTTAAATCCCTCAGAAGTGTGAATGGCCTCCTAGTTCATTTGAATTTGTTTCTTGCTCTCAAAGTCATTAGggtatctgtattttatatagagCAGTGATGAACCCAAGCAACCCCTACAAATACACAGtgactctaaaaaaagaaagggtAGCCTGAGCAACTCATCTTTGTTGAACTGTTTTAACTTCCCTAAAGCTTATTCCCATCACTTTCTTCTGTAATGCCTAgtgtttttaagaaaagaaggCAGTAGAATGAAAAGGGAGGTGTAGGGGATGGCTGGAAAAACTAAGAAATTAGAAAACGCTGCATTTCACAGTTTCAGCCTGAGGGGGGAGAATGGCCAGGTGGAATAAGTAAttgacagtaataaaaataagccAAAGCTTTGGAACCTGACAAATGAATAAAGAGAATGAAGGAAGAATTTCTTGGTGCCTTGCAGTTGAGCTGCTGGTGTGGATAGAGGACTTAGCTCCTACTTTGTTAACTGACGCCTCTAAGTCCTTTGACTAGACAAGTTGAGTTTTTATTACTGTCTGTGCCCCTGAAAAGCTCTAATTTAAAGTTAATAGCAACGCACAGTTATCAGCATTCCAACGAGGTGACCACTGGGAGGATATAAAATGATTTAATCTGAAGATATATCCTGAGTATGCTTAagcattagaaaaaatattttagtatggCCTGAGGGAGCTGTTTTCTAGAGAGCCCCAGAACTAAGTGGTATTCAGTTCTTCAGCTGTACATAATACTGCTTCATTCAGAACGGCAGTGTACTGAGGGCAGTATAAAATGATTTTATGTATCATTGATTCTGAGACACCACACCCCATCCCCTACCCCCTTTTCTACACAACTTAACATCTGGATCGGTCTTATTTCAATGGTGGCACAATTGTAATTGTCAGCATTTTCGTTGTTATTCTTAGCGGTACATGCAGTAATGGTACATGATGGATTCTCTGAAGGGTGGTAGTTAGTAACAGTGGTAAAGGGTTTTGAGGGCAGGCCAGGCTTAAAATCTTGATGCTGCCACCTATTGTTCGCTATATTGTTAGGTTACCTCAACTATCCTAAGcctgtttccttctctataaagTAGGACTAATACCTATTTCATAGGGGATTAAGATTAAATGGAATAATGATGGAACGTGTTTAGCAAAGTACCTGGTGCTTTGTAAGAGCTTGCTATAATGGCtgtgtttctggttttgtttttatggGGTTTGTCTGTAAACCCTTGTATTTGCTTTTGCCTCCAATTTGAAATCTTAGAATTACATGAGAAACCTATGAGTTTATGCATAAAGGTAAGTTAAGAGACAACTAATCTTGTGTATGTGTAAGTATAATAAAGTATATAGCTATATCAGGCTTTTGCCTGAAAAGGTAATGTTACAATATAGTTAATACAGTTTCCCTGCCAACAGCCCTTATGTTTGTAAAGAACATAgttatatcaaaaaataaatcaacacaTAATGCAAAGGAGTCTCTTAGCTTGTCAATCCTACTTTGAATTCGAGAAAGGTAAACTGTTAAATGGTTGTATCCCAATCAATGTTATCCCACCCTGTCCTTAAAATCTGTCTTTGTTACAAGGGtagctaattattttaaaatttaatatttggcCTTACTATGCACATTTAAATGCTATTCAGTTATTTTAGGTAATAAAAATATGGATGggtataatttataactctgaacttTTCTATATTATTTAGCATTTTGTACTTACCTATGAAGTTAAAAATATGTTCTAATGTTCTTAGATTCAAAGCAGTGGGTCTGCAAAATCAATGATAGAAGACCCCAAAAAAGGTCAGTTTACTCATGAAACTCAAGATACCTTCAGTCTCTGCTACACTTATCTCTATCCCGTGTCTAgtataatgatttaaaaataagtagtGTTTTGCAGTTTTTAAGTGTGCTTTCACAGTGGAAAGTGGGAATGATTCTAACATTAAGTACTCACTATGTACTGGGTAGGATACTAGATGCTTTctgtactttttttcctttaatcctCAAAACTCTGAGATAAGTGGTAATTACTCCTATTCAGAAACTCACAAGATTGCTCTGTGCTGGTATTTGATTCCAGATGTTATCAGACTCAAATATGTGTTTTGAATGTTCTTGCTCCCTGTCAGTAGGTACTCAGAAAATACCAGAATAGAACCAAATATTACCATCACATGAGTATTTGAGATTCTTGGTTTGTAAAACAGGCTTTGGTAACAATTGCTTACATTAGATAAGCTGTTCACAGTTTCACAGTGATTTCGTTTTTATTACTTGATTTAGTTATTTGGCTGCAAAACAAATTACCCTAAAATTTAGTGGTGTAAAAcagttgtttattttgctttcagaTTCTGTGGGGTCAGCAATTCATACAGGGCACAGCAGGATGGCTTGTATGTTCCATGGTGTCTCAGACCTCAGCCTGAGACTAAAAGACTAAAATGTGAAGGCTTTTTACTCACATGTCTCGTAGTTGATGCTGGTTGTCAGCTGGAGGCCTCAGTTGCTCTCCACATGAGCCTCTCCACATTCTCTCTGTAGTTTAGGCCACCTTCCAGCATGGTGGCTGAGTTCCACAGTCAAGTGTAGTAGAGAAACAGAGACATGGCACCCGCAAGCACTAGCCAAGCGGagattgtttcttctttttctgacgTCAGAAATCACAGAATACCCATAGTATCATTTCCTTGACACTCTGTTGATCAGAACAGTCACAAGCCCcttcccagattcaaggggagggaacacagactcCCACTTCTCACTGTAAGACTGCCAGTCATATGTAGgatagtgtgtgtgtgcgtgcgcataaatacatattttggtgtggccatctttggaaaatagaTATTAACCTGTGAAATAAATCAAGCAGATCACTTTACTAGTAGATAAGTTACACAAAATATAGTAGCAAGTGTCTTAGGTCCCTCCCactagactgaaatacttgatctgtTTTGAAGGTGATGTATATTCCACATTAATACTGAGATAAGGTAAAAGATGGTTGTACAAGGAAGGTATCAAGTTAGGATGTTGACTTAATATAACGCCATTGGGATGGTCAGCCTTTTGGAGGAATATGCCAGCAATACTTAAAGTTTTTTACTTTGGGATATGCCATTGAATTTTAATCTGCCTAATCGATTAGTCAAATCCAGCTAGccttgcttttgtaaataaagttttattggaacacagacatCCATTACTTATTATTGTCTGCGACTATTTTTGTGCTGCAATAGCTGAGTTCAGTAGTTGCATTGGAAACTATATAGCCACCCAAGCCTAACATAATCACCACATGGCACTTTACATAAAGTTTGCACACACTTCCTTAGTCTGGAAGGTCAACCAATCACAAACAATCTGAAATTCTCCCTACTTGAGGCTGTGGTTTTGACCAATTCATTTGTTTAACACATGAGAACTAGCACAAGTGCTGGAAATGCAGAGAAGTTACTTAATGCTTGTCCTCAATGCCCTTGCAATATTTCGGGGATTCAGAAAATCGTAGGTTTACATAGTACGATGTTATGAGAGCTGCTGTCTTACAGCTCTGCATAAATTTCTTTCTCAGAAAAGTCTGCGACTAAAGATTGAGATCTGACTTTTTTTAGAGAAGCCTTCCTAAGAAAACTGACACCAGTCAGGGTCTTGGAAATAAGTAGAAGTTAACAAGATGGAAAGGTGAGAAAGAGCCTTAGAGTAGAAAAAGTATGAGCAAATGTATGTTTGAGTAGAAGTTTTATACTTCCAGGTACTGTAGGAATTCGTTATAGCTGAAAAGTAGAATGGGATTGGAGAAGTACTGAGAGGGAAGACTAGCTGACCACTTAAGGTACTGAGGCGGGAACAGATTTGAGAGCTGTTGAAGAGAAGAATTGTCAAAACGCATTAACTGATTGGTTGTAAGAATGGTGAAGAGTATGGAGTCTAGGATGACTGACCTGGACAACTACATGGTCAAGGAGAATGGTGCCTTTTTGCTAAGATACTCAATACACTGGAAGGAATAGattgaagaagaaaagataaGTTTCCCTGTTGGTGAGTTTGAATTTGCAGTGCCTGAGCAACATCTAAATGAGACCTCAGGTGGGCCATTGGCTTTGGAAGCTTGGAAGTTTTCAATAAATGAGTATTTGAAGCCATGGAAAAGATGCAGTCATCTATAGAAAGTATGCAAAGCAAAGAGAATGCCAAAAATAGAAATGGGAAGCAACAGTATTTAAGAGATGCATAGAAGAAGGAGGAGGGCAAGTCATGGAAGGAGCAGTTGGAGCAGAACAATTTTGAATGCCGTTGCATTTAGTGATTTGGAGTAAGTTTAGCTGAATGGTGTGGTGGGATCAGAACCCAGACTAGCAACAGTTCAGAAATGACAGAATATGGGGAGAGACCATGAGAACCATGGAGCTTGAATACACTGACGATTTAAATTATCAGTGAACTTAAATCCCTGTGGAAATGACAGAGATAGAATTTAAAGCAGAAGTAGAGGGACTGACTTTAGACATGGAGGTGTACCACCATCACTGAGACGTGAGAGAAGAATGGATATGGAAAGACAACTAATATTCTTGAaggctttttttctttgctagtcATTCTGTTTGGTTACTTTACATAagtcatttcatttaatctttaccgCTGTCTGTTTTATGTGGGAAGTTCCATGCTTTATcagtgaggaaatcaaagctttgGGAGGTGTTCTTGCTCAGTGCTATGCATCTTGTAGTTGGTGGAGCTAGCACCTAAACcctaatgttttatttttgatgtgCTCGTGCTCTCCCTCACTTCATCCCTTTCTGCATCCTCCCCCTGCAAGATATGAATGTAGATAAGTCTGTAGGGTATAGTATGGACCTAGAATTTAATGTTACTCCATAGAGCATGTGAACAGGTGCTGAGTTcttaaaatgaaatggaattcatttttcttcaaaagaTATGTAATACATCTCATAAAATAACATATAATATCTTTTTTGTTAATCCATATTTTAGCCAAGCTGTAATATGacaaatttttaaggaaaaaatttgtGTGGGAGGTGGGAAAAACCAAAAACTCATATAAGAGTATAgagtttaaaaacaattaaacatTTGCCTCCAAATGAGGCTATTTCACTAACTCATCACTAGTGTGTGAGATTTTGACAACCCCGGTTTCTCCTTTTTTGGAAGCTTTGTAATTTAAATGTGGAATTATGGggggttttcttattttttattttcaggtgTCTGCGTTCAGGGCAGAGTTTTCATCAGAGTCTTGCAGAGAATTAGGCTTCTCCAGCAACTTGCTCTGCAGTTCCTGTGACCTTCTCGGACAGTTCAACCTTCTTCAGCTGGATCCTGACTGTAGAGGATGCTGCCAGGAAGAAGCACAATTTGAAACCAAAAAGGTATTTCTAATATCTCTCTTCCATTAGACGGTTTAGTTGAGGTAAGGTGAAATATTAAGTTGCTTAGTCAGCTTAAATAAAGAAGTCTTTAGCTTTTACATCTTGTAGTTTTGGAAACTCAGTTGATTTCTGGCCTGGCCCATTGGGTCAATCAAAGCAAATAAGAAGGAAAAGTATGGTTACATACTGGGACACCATCCTACCATGGCAGTCCAGCAGAGGGGAAGCAGAATTGCTATAGCATGCTTAGATCCTAAAGCTATCCACTCCTCCTCACTTCTGGCCACATGAAGCCAAAGAATAATGtgatgcttttatttcatttataagaaTCCAGTCTTATAATGAAATTTGAGGTAAAAGTAGAGCACCTATTACCTGGCCCACAATTGTGCCAACAGTAAATTGTAACCTTTAATCTGGCTAACAAAGGATATGTTCTGTTAACTTGCACACCTCTTACCAATACTTTCAGATACCTAATCTCACCTTGAACACCTGAAAACAGCCAAGGTTAGGTAATATCCAATACAATCTGCTGTGGTTTTACCTGCTGTTCAAATTAATACGAAACTTCctcaattttttaatcttttcattatATCCTTAGACTTCTTTAGTTTATAAAGTAGCATGAAAAGATCATTTACATTAtccaaataaaactgaattaaTGAGGTCCCTGTGTTTGGATGAGAAAAAAGTGTTAGCATCACTCTGTTTCCTTCTAATATTCTCTTTCAGTTGTACATTGTGAATCCTATTGGAGGCGTTACGGTTTGTAAAGCTTTCAAACAGTAATTGTATCTTATTATTAGGTAGTAAAGGTTTATTTCTAACACTGAGTAGTTTTATAGttctaaaagaaaaagcaagcagaCAAGCTTTGAAAATGTTAGTATTCAACCAAAATTTGACACTTGACTTCTttgttgtgaacctgaaattcCTGTGTCCTGAGAGCAGCTTCcatgtcttcattttcttgattCACATATACCAATTATCAGTTTTAATGTTTAGAAGATTTCCATCCATGTAAATTAGTCTTTAATGCAGGTAAATAAAATCTAAACAAGTTTTTAAGACTCAATTTTAAatctaaaatctaaattttaaagaGATCTAAGACATAGGACTTAACTAGTTCTGTAGGACGCTTCCCActtgtttttctgctttgttttttttttttcttaatgagatTCACATGCAACAAATTGCTGAAGTGTGTCATCCTCTCATCTTCAAGCTATTACTCTATGGTCTGTACAACTACTCAGCCAACAATGATTATTTCCTGAGACACCAAACTTACAAGGATGAATAACAAGGGGTATTTTATAATAAACAATCTTTATCACATACACATCCTTGTAATTAAGGGTATATTAAGAAATTCTTCCATTTGATAGCAAATGTGTCTAAACTGTAAACCAAGTGCATATAAAAAATACTTTCACCTATTGCCCTTTCTCAGTAACTCTTTATTGTACCCCAGTATAATTTTAGCAGAACCAAACTTGGATCACATGCTTCTCAAATTAGTTATATTCCTGTGCAGTTTTCATTATTAGTTGAGCTACATGTGATATCTTGACACCTTTCACACCTTTCATCAGTTACAGCGCAACAATAGTAGTAGGCAAATAGTCCACCAGTTAATATATGCCTGACTAATTACAATCTGAAATAATTATTGTATCTAAGTACAGGTGAACCTGTATCCTAATACATCTTTTATACTATACCcagtggtttttttccccttaactccTTGTGCCTCACCTGTAAGATACAATACTCATTAAGCATTTGCTAGCACAGTGCGGCACAAAATCAATGAATGGTTTTCTTTAATAGCCTAGTGGAACTAAAACATAGGAAAACACTTAAAATAGTGTTAGAAATATTAAAGTATGGCATGTTAGGTAAGCCTCCATTTAGATGCAAACCATATTCAAATGTAGCAGTGACACTTGATTTAATCTGTACAGTGCTACTCTCTAGATTATTGGTGCATGATCATAGGtacaatatatacaatatttttcCTGTCTCAACTCTGGCTTGAGGCTTAATTTTGAAATCATAATTTAATTTAGTCTTAGTTTAGTGAAAGTAAAAATTTGCAGTATTTAGACTAGTGCCTTacatcaaaaacattaaaaagtccTTAAACATGGCAGTGTGTGTTGTAAATCattgggaatataaattctttagaAGAGAGAAATTGTGTTTTATATACGGGAATGTTTTAGCAATTTATAATGAGGAAATGTTACCTGAATACTCATTTTGGTTCTCACTTAGTTGCATACTTTATAGGTTTGTTCAAGGATGAGGCCGATCATTTTTTGCATGCTTACTCATTTAGCAGGCTGAATTTAGCCTTTGATAGGCAGAAGCATaaactttggttaaaaaaaaatttacaataaaaGCAGAAAATGTCTTTGAAATCCTTTATCATTCTGCaaataaatattccattattatttttatttgctcttgtattttttcctccatttttaatCACAAATAGCCTAAGTAAGCCTCACAAATACTAGCTAGAATGAGATTTTTTTGATAAGTTACTTTACTACTATTTTCACTAGTTTTGCTCATAACTGTATGCCTAGGTACTGCTGACAAACATTAGTAAGGATGTTGACTGAATTATGAAGAGTGTAGGAATTTGTagcttaagagaaaaagaaactaatgaaggaaaaaatatttaaatcttgGTGGTATTTTTATACAGTTAATATTACTAAGTAGCACAAGTGACTTCAGCTTTCTGTGTGTAGAATCTTAAGATGGAAGGGATGGGTTCATTCTTTTTTCCACTACTGACTGGCTTTTTCCATGTGATGGGAATATATAGTAACTGCCAGTTCCTGCATGTTTTATCTCATAGCTTTTCCCA
Coding sequences within:
- the SELENOF gene encoding selenoprotein F isoform X2 — its product is MASGPGGWLGPAFALRLLLATVLQEVSAFRAEFSSESCRELGFSSNLLCSSCDLLGQFNLLQLDPDCRGCCQEEAQFETKKLYAGAILEVCGUKLGRFPQVQVCSWFRPCAEAFGRQWEHC
- the SELENOF gene encoding selenoprotein F isoform X1, with the protein product MASGPGGWLGPAFALRLLLATVLQEVSAFRAEFSSESCRELGFSSNLLCSSCDLLGQFNLLQLDPDCRGCCQEEAQFETKKLYAGAILEVCGUKLGRFPQVQAFVRSDKPKLFRGLQIKYVRGSDPVLKLLDDNGNIAEELSILKWNTDSVEEFLSEKLERI